From the Amycolatopsis thermoflava N1165 genome, one window contains:
- a CDS encoding NrtA/SsuA/CpmA family ABC transporter substrate-binding protein codes for MKRRLILAATAVLALVSACSPAPTGTTTSSADTGVLRIGPLATLNLLTLNQADGGLAKEVEAAGGSVQWSPPFAAFAPAAQALTAGQIDLTSGSTTSLVTALETNPDLVAFAVEENDNDTQGIVAAPGKNIATLADLVGKTVAVNKGGTGEYLLLQALASAGIPADAVTRTYLSPQDAATAFSSGQVDAWATWDQYLAAAKTTEGAKVVALAKDVGAANRTIHVVSRAFLTAHPAQVAAVYRALQAEAAKAAADPDYLAAAYRAKGASDAVAAAIKAVRPPRIVPADATIQAEFAQVARFYQTSGLAPGLVDTSRSTVDATTLR; via the coding sequence GTGAAACGACGCCTGATCCTCGCCGCGACCGCGGTGCTCGCCCTGGTGAGCGCCTGCTCGCCCGCCCCCACCGGCACGACCACCTCGTCGGCCGACACCGGCGTGCTGCGGATCGGCCCGCTCGCGACGCTGAACCTGCTGACCCTCAACCAGGCGGACGGCGGGCTGGCCAAGGAGGTCGAGGCCGCCGGTGGCAGCGTGCAGTGGTCGCCGCCGTTCGCCGCGTTCGCCCCGGCCGCGCAGGCGCTCACGGCCGGGCAGATCGACCTGACCTCGGGCAGCACCACCTCGCTGGTGACCGCGCTCGAGACCAACCCGGACCTGGTGGCGTTCGCGGTCGAGGAGAACGACAACGACACGCAGGGCATCGTCGCCGCGCCCGGCAAGAACATCGCCACGCTCGCCGACCTGGTGGGCAAGACCGTCGCGGTCAACAAGGGCGGCACCGGCGAGTACCTGCTCCTGCAGGCGCTCGCCTCGGCCGGCATCCCGGCGGACGCCGTGACGCGGACCTACCTGTCGCCGCAGGACGCGGCGACCGCCTTCAGCAGCGGGCAGGTCGACGCGTGGGCGACGTGGGACCAGTACCTGGCCGCGGCGAAGACGACCGAGGGCGCGAAAGTGGTGGCGCTGGCCAAGGACGTCGGTGCGGCGAACCGCACGATCCACGTCGTGTCCCGCGCGTTCCTGACCGCCCACCCCGCGCAGGTCGCGGCGGTGTACCGGGCGCTGCAGGCGGAGGCGGCCAAGGCAGCGGCCGACCCGGACTACCTGGCCGCGGCGTACCGGGCCAAGGGCGCGAGCGATGCGGTGGCCGCGGCGATCAAGGCGGTCCGCCCGCCGCGGATCGTGCCGGCCGACGCGACCATCCAGGCGGAGTTCGCGCAGGTCGCGCGGTTCTACCAGACCAGCGGACTGGCGCCGGGCCTGGTGGACACCTCGCGCAGCACCGTCGACGCCACCACGCTGCGATGA
- a CDS encoding LLM class flavin-dependent oxidoreductase: MDVLWYLTGPDGRYPWREDGARPLNYAYFQQVARAVDHLGFTGALLATGAHDAWVLGSSLIPYTDRFQFLVAVHPPLVSPTLLAKMAATFDQFSGGRLRINIVNGDTKLLAGYGVHLGHDERYHYSDEWLTVFKQLMAGETVDFRGRYVDVLGGSLTLPPVQKPAPPLWFGGSSDAALDVAAKHIDTYLTWGETPVAAKEKIAQLRERAAAHGREDLKFGVRLYVVVRETEEEAWRAAQDLYDHMDDESVARTQAGVRGTDSVGQQRMSALHGGRKPKDLRELEVYPNLWSGIGLVRNGPGTAIVGNPEQVVERIGEYRDAGVDTFIVSGMPLLEEAYRVGELVLPHLPVSRGDAPRDGGDVRATWNSWTEGWKK, from the coding sequence ATGGACGTCCTCTGGTATCTGACCGGCCCCGACGGCCGCTACCCGTGGCGGGAGGACGGCGCCCGCCCGCTGAACTACGCCTACTTCCAGCAGGTCGCGCGCGCGGTGGACCACCTCGGTTTCACCGGCGCGCTGCTGGCTACCGGCGCGCACGACGCGTGGGTGCTCGGCTCGTCGCTGATCCCCTACACCGACCGGTTCCAGTTCCTCGTCGCGGTGCACCCGCCGCTGGTGTCGCCGACGCTGCTGGCCAAGATGGCCGCCACGTTCGACCAGTTCTCCGGCGGGCGGCTGCGGATCAACATCGTCAACGGGGACACCAAGCTGCTCGCGGGGTACGGCGTCCACCTCGGGCACGACGAGCGCTACCACTACTCCGACGAGTGGCTGACCGTGTTCAAGCAGCTGATGGCCGGGGAGACCGTCGACTTCCGCGGCCGCTACGTCGACGTCCTCGGCGGGTCGCTGACGCTGCCGCCGGTGCAGAAGCCGGCGCCGCCGTTGTGGTTCGGCGGGTCGTCGGACGCCGCGCTCGACGTGGCGGCCAAGCACATCGACACCTACCTCACGTGGGGCGAGACGCCGGTCGCCGCCAAGGAGAAGATCGCCCAGCTGCGCGAGCGCGCCGCCGCGCACGGCCGGGAGGACCTGAAGTTCGGGGTCCGGCTGTACGTGGTGGTTCGCGAGACCGAGGAAGAGGCCTGGCGCGCCGCGCAGGACCTGTACGACCACATGGACGACGAGTCCGTGGCCCGCACCCAGGCCGGTGTGCGCGGCACCGACTCGGTGGGCCAGCAGCGGATGAGCGCCCTGCACGGCGGGCGCAAGCCGAAGGACCTGCGCGAGCTGGAGGTGTACCCGAACCTGTGGTCGGGCATCGGGCTGGTCCGCAACGGCCCGGGCACCGCGATCGTGGGCAACCCGGAGCAGGTCGTCGAGCGCATCGGCGAGTATCGGGACGCCGGGGTGGACACGTTCATCGTGTCCGGCATGCCGCTGCTGGAGGAGGCCTACCGCGTGGGCGAGCTCGTGCTGCCGCACCTGCCGGTGAGCCGCGGGGACGCCCCGCGGGACGGCGGCGACGTCCGCGCGACCTGGAACAGCTGGACCGAAGGGTGGAAGAAGTGA
- a CDS encoding ABC transporter substrate-binding protein — translation MPIRIGAHPNNTSLAVFSRRPDTAEQLRASGVDAEFFPYNSGNQTIPLFRAGALDVGGTGSTPPLHALATGLDVVLLAATPPRPDRGGLVVLDGSPVRDVTDLAGRSVAVMPLSWHPQLLIAALTAAGMGWHDVTVVELNDATARDALLRGGIDAWIVTDPALADLERYAPVRVVTGVGEHHSNRSVIWSLRSVVDAAPDAIAAVLTALDASDRRIAADPAEAARLLTGTASADWTEVLARRSWGLTRPGDDFVTEQQRHADLLARAGVLPRPVDIAGAVRGPAFGKETTSWTSSGI, via the coding sequence ATGCCGATCCGCATCGGGGCGCACCCGAACAACACCTCACTGGCGGTCTTCAGCCGCCGCCCGGACACCGCCGAGCAGTTGCGGGCATCCGGTGTGGACGCCGAGTTCTTCCCCTACAACAGCGGGAACCAGACGATCCCGCTGTTCCGGGCCGGGGCGCTGGACGTCGGCGGCACCGGTTCCACCCCGCCGCTGCACGCGCTCGCCACCGGGCTCGACGTCGTCCTGCTGGCCGCCACTCCCCCACGGCCGGACCGCGGCGGGCTCGTGGTGCTCGACGGCTCACCGGTCCGCGACGTCACCGATCTCGCCGGGCGCAGCGTGGCGGTGATGCCGCTGTCGTGGCACCCGCAACTGCTGATCGCCGCGCTCACCGCGGCGGGAATGGGCTGGCACGACGTGACGGTCGTCGAGCTCAACGACGCGACCGCCCGGGACGCGCTGCTGCGCGGCGGGATCGACGCCTGGATCGTGACCGACCCGGCGCTGGCCGACCTGGAACGGTACGCACCGGTCCGCGTCGTCACCGGAGTCGGCGAGCACCACTCGAACCGCTCTGTCATCTGGTCGCTGCGGTCCGTTGTGGACGCGGCGCCGGACGCGATCGCCGCGGTGCTGACCGCGCTGGACGCGTCCGACCGCCGCATCGCCGCCGACCCCGCCGAGGCCGCCCGGCTGCTCACCGGAACCGCTTCCGCCGACTGGACCGAGGTCCTGGCCCGGCGCAGCTGGGGCCTGACCCGCCCCGGCGACGACTTCGTGACCGAGCAACAGCGGCACGCCGACCTGCTCGCCCGGGCCGGAGTGCTGCCCCGGCCCGTCGACATCGCGGGCGCCGTCCGCGGACCCGCATTCGGAAAGGAGACCACTTCATGGACGTCCTCTGGTATCTGA
- a CDS encoding ABC transporter permease: protein MATRSAVAPARARSPWRRLRPWLSTVVIVLVWYLCAVTGVLSPNTLPGPDRILLTAWREIADGTLGEALLVSLGRVASGAALGVTAGLVLGVLAGFSRVGEDVVDRPMQMVRTIPFTALVPLFILWFGLGQTPKVLLIAVASAVPMYLNTFAGVRDVDRKLVEVAQLYRLGRLRTARTVLLPGALPSVLTGLRFALGNSWIAVIIAETVNSDAGIGFLLVNAQQFIATDVVVLCIAVYALLGLVTDWLVRLLERSLLTWRNTFTGT from the coding sequence ATGGCAACACGTTCCGCGGTCGCGCCCGCGCGCGCCCGCTCACCCTGGCGGCGCCTTCGGCCGTGGCTCAGCACCGTGGTGATCGTGCTGGTCTGGTACCTGTGCGCGGTCACCGGCGTGCTCTCGCCCAACACCCTGCCCGGCCCCGACCGCATCCTGCTCACCGCGTGGCGCGAGATCGCCGACGGCACCCTCGGCGAGGCGCTGCTGGTGAGCCTGGGCCGGGTCGCCTCCGGCGCCGCGCTGGGCGTGACCGCTGGTCTCGTCCTCGGCGTCCTCGCCGGGTTCTCCCGCGTCGGCGAGGACGTCGTGGACCGTCCGATGCAGATGGTGCGCACGATCCCGTTCACCGCGCTGGTGCCGCTGTTCATCCTGTGGTTCGGTCTCGGGCAGACGCCGAAGGTGCTGCTGATCGCGGTCGCCTCCGCGGTGCCGATGTACCTCAACACCTTCGCCGGCGTCCGGGACGTGGACCGCAAGCTCGTCGAGGTCGCGCAGCTCTACCGGCTCGGGCGCCTGCGCACCGCCCGCACGGTGCTGCTGCCCGGGGCGCTGCCGTCCGTCCTCACCGGACTGCGGTTCGCGCTCGGCAACTCGTGGATCGCGGTCATCATCGCCGAGACCGTGAACTCCGACGCCGGCATCGGTTTCCTTCTCGTCAACGCCCAGCAGTTCATCGCCACCGACGTGGTGGTGCTGTGCATCGCCGTGTACGCCCTGCTCGGGCTGGTCACCGACTGGCTGGTGCGGCTGCTCGAACGTTCGCTGCTGACCTGGCGCAACACCTTCACCGGCACCTGA
- a CDS encoding RrF2 family transcriptional regulator, which yields MTVHVPAKADYAVRAAVELARRGEPTKCRDVAHAQDIPLKFLVNILSDLRRARIVRSQRGAEGGYWLVREADKLTVAEVMEAVMGPLTTVGGAPPEALDYPPGNEALARVWAALDTRTQAVLGGVTIADLVRGDAS from the coding sequence GTGACCGTGCACGTGCCCGCGAAAGCCGACTACGCCGTGCGCGCCGCCGTGGAGCTGGCCCGGCGCGGCGAACCCACCAAGTGCCGCGACGTCGCGCACGCCCAGGACATCCCGCTGAAGTTCCTGGTCAACATCCTCAGCGACCTGCGCCGCGCCCGGATCGTGCGCAGCCAACGCGGCGCCGAGGGCGGCTACTGGCTCGTGCGCGAGGCCGACAAGCTGACCGTCGCCGAGGTCATGGAGGCGGTCATGGGACCGCTGACCACGGTCGGCGGCGCGCCGCCGGAGGCGCTGGACTACCCGCCCGGCAATGAAGCACTGGCGCGGGTGTGGGCCGCTCTCGACACGCGCACGCAAGCCGTGCTGGGCGGCGTCACGATCGCCGACCTCGTCCGCGGGGACGCCTCGTGA
- a CDS encoding ABC transporter substrate-binding protein, with translation MTPRADVVIGVHPNNHSLFVLRRTGLLEELLAPGGATVEWVEYDDGRCTIDLFADEEIDFGGTGSVPPIQAQSEGVDIVYVAVSDPRPAQGAVLVHADSPIETLADLRGRPVALMEGSYHTELLAFALDEAGLSYRDITVLDGLAHENREDFRSGAAEAWVAGDPFWAEAQAAGGVRVLTEVGRHISNRSTWWARRSFARRRPELLDSVVSALLRTDSWIAEHPREAAAMFAADVPDSPGVDDWETALRRRPWGQRVVSPAVVAEQQRAADLYARLGVIPTPVRIADAVPEPSPALREA, from the coding sequence ATGACCCCACGAGCGGACGTCGTGATCGGCGTGCACCCGAACAACCATTCGTTGTTCGTGTTGCGCCGCACGGGCCTGCTCGAGGAACTGCTCGCGCCGGGCGGCGCGACCGTGGAGTGGGTCGAGTACGACGACGGCCGCTGCACGATCGACCTGTTCGCCGACGAGGAGATCGACTTCGGCGGAACCGGGTCGGTGCCGCCGATCCAGGCGCAGAGCGAAGGGGTCGACATCGTCTACGTCGCGGTGTCCGATCCGCGCCCCGCCCAGGGCGCCGTGCTCGTCCACGCCGATTCCCCGATCGAGACGCTGGCCGACCTGCGGGGCAGGCCGGTCGCGCTGATGGAGGGCAGCTACCACACCGAGCTGCTCGCCTTCGCGCTCGACGAGGCGGGGCTGAGCTACCGCGACATCACCGTCCTCGACGGGCTGGCGCACGAGAACCGCGAGGATTTCCGGTCCGGCGCGGCGGAAGCCTGGGTGGCCGGTGACCCGTTCTGGGCGGAGGCGCAGGCGGCCGGCGGCGTGCGCGTCCTGACCGAGGTGGGCAGGCACATCAGCAACCGGTCCACCTGGTGGGCCCGCCGCTCGTTCGCCCGGCGCCGCCCCGAGCTCCTGGACAGCGTCGTGTCGGCCTTGCTGCGCACCGATTCCTGGATAGCGGAACACCCGCGCGAAGCGGCGGCGATGTTCGCCGCCGACGTGCCGGACTCCCCCGGCGTGGATGACTGGGAGACGGCGTTGCGCCGCCGTCCGTGGGGGCAGCGCGTGGTCAGCCCCGCCGTGGTGGCCGAACAGCAGCGCGCCGCCGACCTCTACGCGCGTCTCGGCGTCATCCCGACGCCGGTGCGGATCGCGGACGCGGTGCCGGAGCCCTCGCCCGCGCTCCGGGAGGCGTGA
- a CDS encoding RluA family pseudouridine synthase: MSHRPAPLPQRHGLDPARLKLPDEGPWATIRDHLAERLSRLPAGRLDEMLAEGRIAGENGPVTADTPFRPGAFVWFHRDLPDEVPVPFPIGVVHRDEHLVVADKPHFLATIPRGQHVLETALVRLRRDLGMPELSPAHRLDRATAGLLLFVTRREYRGRYQTLFRDRRVIKEYEAIARHDPHLDFPVTVRSRIVKDRGSLTAREVAGPVNAETRVELLEHADGRGRYRLVPATGRTHQLRVHMSHLGIPILGDRFYPTVVDAPLDDFRRPLQLLAKTLEFTDPVTGERRHFESKLTLGAWESYADWSGGGEAGTASRPG, from the coding sequence GTGTCACACAGGCCGGCCCCGCTGCCGCAGCGCCACGGGCTCGACCCGGCGCGGCTGAAGCTGCCCGACGAGGGGCCGTGGGCCACGATTCGCGACCACCTCGCCGAGCGCCTCAGCCGCCTGCCCGCGGGACGGCTCGACGAGATGCTCGCCGAGGGACGGATCGCCGGCGAGAACGGCCCGGTCACCGCCGACACCCCGTTCCGGCCGGGTGCGTTCGTGTGGTTCCACCGCGACCTGCCCGACGAGGTGCCGGTGCCGTTCCCGATCGGCGTGGTGCACCGCGACGAGCACCTCGTGGTGGCCGACAAGCCGCATTTCCTGGCCACGATTCCGCGGGGACAGCACGTGCTGGAGACCGCGCTCGTCCGGCTGCGGCGCGACCTCGGGATGCCGGAGCTGAGCCCGGCGCACCGGCTGGACCGCGCCACGGCCGGGCTGCTCCTGTTCGTCACGCGGCGCGAGTACCGCGGCCGCTACCAGACCCTGTTCCGGGACCGCCGCGTCATCAAGGAGTACGAGGCGATCGCGCGGCACGACCCCCACCTGGACTTTCCCGTCACGGTGCGGAGCCGGATCGTCAAGGACCGCGGGAGCCTCACCGCGCGCGAAGTCGCCGGGCCGGTCAACGCCGAGACCCGCGTCGAGCTGCTCGAGCACGCGGACGGCCGCGGCCGCTACCGGCTGGTGCCCGCGACCGGGCGCACCCACCAGCTGCGCGTGCACATGAGCCACCTCGGGATCCCGATCCTGGGCGACCGCTTCTACCCCACCGTCGTCGACGCCCCGCTCGACGACTTCCGCCGCCCGCTGCAGCTGCTGGCCAAGACGCTGGAGTTCACCGACCCCGTGACGGGCGAGCGGCGGCACTTCGAAAGCAAGCTGACGCTGGGCGCGTGGGAGTCCTATGCGGACTGGAGCGGCGGCGGCGAGGCGGGCACCGCATCGCGTCCCGGGTGA
- a CDS encoding winged helix-turn-helix domain-containing protein: MRDVVYLDQIEQAEALLKPQRIEVLRRLAEPRSCTEVALELDQTPQRVYYHVKRLLDAGLARQVAQRRVRGIHEGIYQAAGRSYWLSPALVGRIGLRQTRDRLSLGYLVDLMEDVQADIAALDLTRPDLPSIGVSGDIRVRPEQRKAFLDELQQTLQDLFTRYGGAEGDAFRLAVACYPRGEPDDRT, translated from the coding sequence ATGAGAGATGTCGTCTACCTCGATCAGATCGAGCAGGCTGAGGCCCTGCTCAAGCCGCAGCGCATCGAAGTGCTGCGGCGACTCGCCGAGCCCCGGTCGTGCACCGAGGTGGCCCTCGAGCTCGACCAGACCCCGCAGCGGGTCTACTACCACGTCAAGCGCCTGCTGGACGCCGGCCTCGCGCGTCAGGTGGCCCAGCGCCGGGTCCGCGGGATCCACGAGGGGATCTACCAGGCGGCAGGCCGGTCCTACTGGCTGTCTCCGGCCCTGGTGGGCCGCATCGGGCTGCGGCAGACCCGCGACCGGCTCAGCCTGGGTTACCTGGTCGACCTGATGGAGGACGTGCAGGCGGACATCGCCGCGCTCGACCTCACCCGCCCGGACCTGCCCTCGATCGGTGTGTCCGGCGACATCCGGGTGCGCCCGGAGCAACGCAAGGCGTTCCTCGACGAGCTGCAGCAGACACTGCAGGACCTGTTCACCCGCTACGGCGGGGCCGAAGGCGACGCGTTCCGCCTGGCCGTCGCCTGCTACCCGAGAGGAGAACCCGATGACCGAACCTGA
- a CDS encoding SRPBCC family protein gives MTEPDLLLTAIVPTPPKETYQALTDPAALRVWLAEHAEVDLPGRYEFWGRYTPDGAEPHQRVLHVDERTIRFAWTVDGVAATVQFELAEDEDGTLVTLTHSDLPSFEEVIADQAGARGALQTFWSLAIANLADYLAGRELTPMVDFTSSDLRASVVIDAAPDEVFDSMIQPEVFRKWFGANVDIEPRLGGRFAMGGFDLDPGGAKFVEFEPGRKAALLFADGETTSWELDGSGGKTRLTMMHSGFDPDNPPYPGWAGWLGGIAGLRRYHELPGRHSIWRRVEIAGVPEGMLTVDQ, from the coding sequence ATGACCGAACCTGACCTGCTCCTGACCGCGATCGTGCCGACCCCGCCGAAGGAGACCTACCAGGCGCTGACCGATCCGGCCGCGCTGCGTGTCTGGCTCGCCGAGCACGCCGAGGTCGACCTGCCCGGCAGATACGAGTTCTGGGGCCGCTACACGCCAGACGGCGCCGAACCGCACCAGCGCGTGCTGCACGTGGACGAGCGCACCATCCGGTTCGCCTGGACCGTGGACGGGGTGGCGGCCACCGTCCAGTTCGAGCTGGCCGAGGACGAGGACGGCACCCTGGTCACGCTCACCCACAGCGACCTGCCCAGCTTCGAGGAGGTGATCGCGGACCAGGCCGGCGCCCGCGGCGCGCTCCAGACGTTCTGGTCCCTCGCGATCGCCAACCTGGCCGACTACCTGGCCGGCCGCGAGCTGACCCCGATGGTCGACTTCACCTCCAGCGACCTGCGCGCGTCGGTCGTCATCGACGCGGCCCCGGACGAGGTGTTCGACTCGATGATCCAGCCGGAGGTGTTCCGCAAGTGGTTCGGCGCCAACGTGGACATCGAACCCCGGCTGGGCGGCCGCTTCGCGATGGGCGGATTCGACCTGGACCCCGGCGGGGCCAAGTTCGTCGAGTTCGAACCCGGCCGCAAGGCCGCCCTGCTCTTCGCCGACGGCGAGACCACCAGCTGGGAGCTGGACGGCTCCGGCGGCAAGACCCGGCTCACGATGATGCACAGCGGCTTCGACCCGGACAACCCGCCCTACCCCGGCTGGGCAGGCTGGCTCGGCGGCATCGCCGGGCTCCGGCGCTACCACGAACTCCCGGGCCGGCACTCGATCTGGCGCCGGGTCGAGATCGCCGGTGTTCCCGAGGGCATGCTGACAGTCGACCAGTGA
- a CDS encoding MFS transporter codes for MTTFAAGSPGAAAKANAALVARLERLPVTRRLLMIRVIIGTATFFDAYTVLVIAFAMPKLVTEWHLTPAWVGLILSAGYVGQFAGAILFGWLAERIGRLRTLLITIVLFVSMDIACLFAWSGASMLVFRFLQGIGTGGEVPVASAYINEFVGARKRGRFFLLYEVIFPVGLLFAGLAGYFLVPEFGWRALFVVGLVPAALMIPLRVLMPESPRWLAAKGKFDRADKVVTMLEREAVKEGKPLPDPVPRPVTAPATGAGWRDLFRGIYLKRTLMLWALWITVYVINNGLVTWLPTLYRQVFDLPLQTSLLYGWITSAVGVVASVLCALYIDKVGRKRWYAIAFLAATVPLVVLTALGATTATQVVILAPIAYAILQTIAFSLYLYSAELYPTRLRAVGTGFGSAWLRAASSAGPLLVGFVVAGLGIRYVFAAFAVVALIGGVVTIRHAVETKGQVLEELSP; via the coding sequence ATGACGACTTTCGCTGCCGGCAGCCCCGGCGCGGCCGCCAAGGCCAACGCCGCGCTGGTGGCGCGGCTCGAGCGGCTCCCGGTCACCCGCCGGCTCCTGATGATCCGCGTCATCATCGGCACCGCCACCTTCTTCGACGCCTACACCGTGCTGGTCATCGCCTTCGCGATGCCCAAGCTGGTCACCGAATGGCACCTCACCCCCGCGTGGGTGGGCCTGATCCTCTCCGCGGGTTACGTCGGCCAGTTCGCCGGCGCGATCCTGTTCGGCTGGCTCGCCGAACGCATCGGCCGCCTGCGCACCCTGCTCATCACCATCGTGCTGTTCGTGTCGATGGACATCGCGTGCCTGTTCGCCTGGAGCGGCGCCTCGATGCTGGTGTTCCGCTTCCTGCAGGGCATCGGCACCGGTGGCGAGGTGCCGGTGGCCAGCGCCTACATCAACGAGTTCGTCGGCGCCCGCAAACGCGGCCGGTTCTTCCTGCTCTACGAGGTCATCTTCCCGGTCGGCCTGCTCTTCGCCGGGCTCGCCGGCTACTTCCTGGTGCCCGAGTTCGGCTGGCGTGCCCTGTTCGTCGTCGGGCTCGTCCCGGCCGCGCTGATGATCCCGCTGCGGGTGCTCATGCCCGAATCCCCGCGCTGGCTCGCCGCCAAGGGCAAGTTCGACCGCGCCGACAAGGTCGTCACCATGCTCGAACGGGAGGCCGTCAAGGAAGGCAAACCGCTGCCCGACCCGGTCCCCCGCCCGGTCACCGCACCCGCCACCGGCGCGGGGTGGCGCGACCTGTTCCGCGGCATCTACCTCAAGCGCACCCTGATGCTGTGGGCGCTGTGGATAACCGTCTACGTCATCAACAACGGTTTGGTCACCTGGCTGCCCACGCTCTACCGGCAGGTGTTCGACCTGCCCCTGCAGACCAGCCTGCTCTACGGCTGGATCACCTCCGCCGTCGGCGTCGTCGCCTCCGTCCTCTGCGCGCTCTACATCGACAAGGTCGGCCGCAAACGCTGGTACGCCATCGCCTTCCTGGCCGCCACCGTGCCACTGGTGGTGCTGACGGCCCTCGGCGCCACGACCGCCACGCAGGTGGTGATCCTCGCCCCGATCGCCTACGCGATCCTGCAGACCATCGCCTTCTCGCTCTACCTCTACTCCGCCGAGCTCTACCCCACCCGCTTGCGCGCCGTGGGCACCGGGTTCGGCAGCGCGTGGCTGCGCGCCGCGTCCTCCGCCGGCCCGCTGCTCGTCGGCTTCGTCGTCGCCGGCCTGGGCATCCGCTACGTCTTCGCCGCCTTCGCCGTGGTCGCACTGATCGGCGGCGTGGTCACCATCCGGCACGCCGTCGAAACCAAAGGCCAGGTGCTCGAGGAACTGTCCCCTTGA